From the genome of Glycine max cultivar Williams 82 chromosome 2, Glycine_max_v4.0, whole genome shotgun sequence, one region includes:
- the LOC100796487 gene encoding RAN GTPase-activating protein 1, translating into MDSTSQAYQHRPLTIKLWPPSQSTRLMLVERMTKNLTTPSIFSRKYGLLSKEEAEEDAKHIEDVAFATATQHFEKEPDGDGSSAVQIYAKESSKLMLEALKRGPKVKEDGELITEKSGSTAETVFDISGGRRDFISGEEAAEVLKPLTGPKYYTKICFSNRSFGLDAARVAEPILLSVKDQLKEVDLSDFIAGRPEAEALEVMTIFSSALEGSVLRYLNLSNNAMGEKGVRAFRSLLKSQTSLEELYLMNDGISEEAAKAVSELLPSTEKLRVLHFHNNMTGDEGAIAIAEIVKHSPALEDFRCSSTRVGSDGGVALAEALGACKHLRKLDLRDNMFGEEAGVALSKVIPAFTDLTEIYLSYLNLEDDGAEALANALKESAPSLEILDLAGNDITAKASASVAACISSKQFLTKLNLSENELKDEGAVLISKALEGGHGQLIEVDLSTNSITWSGAKLVAEAVVGKPGFKLLNINANFISDEGIDELKNIFKNSPDMLGPLDENNPDGEDTDEEAEEDADHDELESKLKGLGI; encoded by the coding sequence ATGGATTCTACAAGTCAGGCATACCAACATCGCCCCCTTACCATCAAATTATGGCCTCCTAGCCAGAGTACTAGGCTAATGCTTGTAGAGCGGATGACCAAGAACCTTACAACTCCGTCAATTTTCTCTAGAAAGTATGGCCTTCTTAGCAAGGAAGAGGCTGAGGAGGATGCGAAACACATTGAGGATGTAGCTTTTGCTACTGCAACCCAACATTTTGAGAAGGAGCCTGATGGTGATGGGAGTTCTGCTGTGCAAATTTATGCTAAGGAATCAAGTAAGCTCATGTTGGAGGCTCTGAAAAGAGGCCCAAAAGTGAAGGAGGATGGAGAGTTGATAACTGAAAAGTCTGGTTCAACTGCTGAAACTGTTTTTGACATATCTGGGGGTCGCAGAGACTTTATTAGTGGGGAGGAAGCTGCAGAAGTTTTGAAACCATTGACGGGACCAAAGTATTATACCAAGATATGTTTTAGCAATAGAAGTTTTGGCTTGGATGCTGCCCGTGTTGCTGAACCCATTCTATTATCAGTTAAGGATCAATTGAAAGAGGTGGATCTTTCAGATTTCATTGCTGGAAGACCAGAAGCAGAGGCTCTTGAAGTGATGACTATATTTTCTTCTGCACTGGAAGGTAGTGTTTTGAGGTATCTGAACCTGTCAAATAATGCCATGGGTGAAAAAGGGGTTAGAGCTTTTCGGTCACTCCTAAAATCACAAACTAGCTTGGAGGAGCTTTATTTGATGAATGATGGTATATCAGAGGAAGCTGCAAAAGCAGTTTCTGAATTGCTTCCTTCCACTGAGAAGCTTAGGGTTCTTCATTTCCATAACAACATGACTGGGGATGAAGGGGCAATTGCTATTGCTGAAATTGTGAAACATTCCCCAGCTTTGGAAGATTTTCGGTGCTCATCAACCAGAGTAGGCTCTGATGGTGGAGTTGCCCTTGCTGAAGCACTTGGGGCTTGTAAACATTTGAGGAAGCTTGACTTGCGTGACAACATGTttggagaagaagctggagTTGCTCTAAGTAAAGTTATACCTGCATTTACAGATCTTACAGAGATATACCTCAGTTATTTGAACCTGGAGGATGATGGTGCAGAAGCCCTTGCTAATGCCCTCAAGGAATCTGCACCATCACTGGAAATTTTGGATTTGGCTGGGAATGACATTACTGCAAAAGCTTCTGCTTCTGTGGCTGCCTGTATATCATCAAAACAATTCCTCACCAAGTTAAATTTATCTGAGAATGAACTGAAGGATGAAGGTGCAGTTTTGATCAGCAAGGCACTGGAAGGAGGTCACGGCCAATTAATTGAAGTTGATTTGAGCACTAACTCGATCACATGGTCAGGAGCTAAGCTGGTGGCTGAAGCTGTTGTGGGAAAACCAGGTTTTAAGTTGCTTAACATTAATGCTAACTTCATTTCTGATGAAGGAATTGATGagttgaaaaatatattcaaaaactCACCTGATATGCTGGGTCCTTTGGATGAGAATAATCCTGATGGAGAAGACACTGATGAGGAGGCTGAAGAAGATGCTGATCATGATGAATTGGAATCAAAACTGAAGGGCCTTGGGATTTAG
- the LOC100795966 gene encoding chloroplast stem-loop binding protein of 41 kDa a, chloroplastic — MATIASSSSTVLFSASSSNLLPFSHPSTSRLSFSSSLHSSSFSLSISPSFLSYYSSSSTHFATHAAFSISASAAEKKKVLIVNTNSGGHAIIGFYFAKELLGAGHSVTILTVGEEGSDKMKKPPFNRFSEIVSAGGRTVWGNPAEVGSVVGGEVFDVVLDNNGKDLETVRPVIDWAKSSGVKQFLFVSSAGIYKPTDEPPHVEGDVVKADAGHVEVEKYIEETFGSWAVFRPQYMIGSGNNKDCEEWFFDRIVRDRPVPIPGSGLQLSNIAHVRDLSSMLTLAVENPEAANQTIFNCVSDRAVTLDGIAKLCAQAAGRPVNILHYDPKAVGVDAKKAFPFRTYHFYAEPRAAKAKLGWQSTTNLPEDLKERFEEYVKIGRDKKSIQFELDDKILEALKVPVTV; from the exons ATGGCCACCATTGCTTCTTCCTCATCCACTGTGCTCTTCTCTGCATCCTCTTCCAACCTCCTCCCATTTTCACACCCTTCTACTTCGCgcctttctttctcttcttccctTCACTCCTCATCCTTCTCTCTATCAatttctccttcctttttgtcATACTATTCTTCAAGTTCTACACACTTTGCCACTCATGCTGCCTTCAGCATCAGTGCCAGTGCCGCCGAGAAGAAGAAGGTGCTCATCGTGAATACCAACAGCGGCGGGCATGCCATCATTGGCTTTTACTTTGCCAAAGAGCTTCTTGGTGCTGGCCACTCAGTCACCATACTCACTGTTGGTGAAGAAGGCTCCGACAAGATGAAGAAACCTCCTTTCAACAGATTCTCA GAAATTGTGAGTGCCGGAGGGCGCACGGTGTGGGGAAATCCTGCAGAAGTAGGGAGTGTTGTAGGAGGGGAAGTGTTTGATGTGGTCTTGGACAACAATGGCAAGGATCTTGAGACTGTGAG GCCGGTGATTGATTGGGCCAAGAGTTCAGGTGTCAAGCAATTCCTGTTCGTCAGCAGTGCTGGAATCTACAAACCAACAGATGAACCTCCACATGTTGAAGGC GATGTTGTTAAAGCAGATGCTGGTCATGTTGAAGTGGAGAAATACATTGAAGAAACCTTTGGAAGTTGGGCAGTGTTCCGGCCACAGTACATGATTGGGTCTGGCAACAATAAAGACTGTGAGGAGTGGTTTTTTGACA GGATTGTTCGGGACAGACCTGTGCCAATTCCTGGCTCGGGACTGCAACTCAGTAACATAGCTCATGTTAGGGACTTGTCCTCAATGCTTACTCTAGCTGTTGAGAATCCAGAAGCTGCAAATCAGACCATTTTCAACTGCGTAAGTGACCGTGCAGTGACTCTAGACGGAATAGCCAAACTATGTGCTCAAGCTGCAGGGCGCCCCGTTAACATTTTGCATTATGATCCAAAAGCTGTTGGAGTTGATGCAAAGAAGGCTTTCCCTTTCCGCACCTAT CACTTCTATGCAGAACCTAGAGCAGCCAAAGCTAAATTGGGATGGCAATCAACCACAAACCTCCCTGAAGACCTAAAAGAACGGTTTGAGGAGTACGTAAAGATTGGGAGAGATAAGAAGTCCATCCAGTTCGAGCTAGATGATAAGATATTGGAGGCGTTGAAAGTTCCGGTGACTGTGTGA
- the LOC100785233 gene encoding probable transmembrane GTPase FZO-like, chloroplastic isoform X1, with translation MVPCSVTSPSSPFTAIIPRHTFFSRSSSLPLRRARAFPINSLSNGSSSQFNQQLFRPRDPPQPRTLFPGGYKRPELKVPTLVLQLDPAEVLSADTDALALIDRAVSKWVGIVVLASNEASGGKLYEAACSLKSLIQDRAYLLVAERVDIAAATAASGVLLSDQGLPTVVARNTMLDSKSELVVLPLVARIVQTVDAAVNASKSEGADFLIYGGGDLNRVGQEVGSLYESVKIPIFVSCVKNNMSYADASGLLASGASGFVTSLANFGLFGDEFLHKLFGTVYASDDGGRMSENKLNVDNGFQSETEVVAGFVKLEDREKLLIETERLVLNEAIEVIKRAAPLMEEVSLLNDAVSQIDEPFLLVIVGEFNSGKSTVINALLGERYLKEGVVPTTNEITFLRYTDLDIEQQQCERHPDGQYICYIPAPILKEMTIVDTPGTNVILQRQQRLTEEFVPRADLLLFVISADRPLTGSEIAFLRYSQQWKKKAVFVLNKADIYQNNHELEEAMSFIKDNIQRLLNTEDVILYPVSARSALEAKLMATTNVGRLNEELSTSDSHYGAISFFELENFLYSFLDGSTIPGMDRMRLKLETPVAIADRLISACETLVTQDYRYAKQDLAAVEDIVNNVNDFALNMVTESLSWRRQTLSLIETTKSRVIELVEANLQLSNFDIIASYAFKGEKNVMPTTSRIQNDIIGPAVSAVQKILEEYGNWLYSKYTQQGRLYKESFEKRWPSLSHESSQINFETDQLLKKVDQAGSQVIDNFSSNAVSKSFEQEVREMILGTFGQLGVAGLSASLLTSVLQTTLDDLLALGICSAGGYLAISTFPARRQKVIDKVKRKADTLAYELEEAMKKDLTEAIENLDTFVKVLSKPYQDEAQNRLNRLVEIQEELSNVEKKLRTLQIDIQNLNVS, from the exons ATGGTACCTTGTTCCGTCACATCCCCTTCGTCACCGTTCACTGCAATCATCCCACGCCACACCTTCTTCTCTCGCTCTTCCTCTCTTCCCCTTCGCCGCGCACGTGCTTTTCCCATAAACTCGCTCTCCAATGGCTCCTCCTCCCAGTTCAACCAGCAACTCTTCCGGCCCCGCGACCCGCCGCAGCCCCGAACCCTCTTCCCCGGCGGCTACAAGAGGCCCGAGCTCAAGGTCCCCACTCTCGTCCTCCAACTCGATCCCGCCGAGGTTCTCAGCGCCGACACCGACGCCTTGGCTTTGATCGACAGGGCCGTCTCCAAATGGGTCGGAATCGTCGTCCTCGCTAGCAACGAAGCCAGCGGCGGCAAGCTCTACGAGGCTGCATGCTCGTTGAAGTCCCTGATTCAAGACCGCGCCTATTTGCTTGTCGCTGAGCGCGTTGATATCGCCGCCGCCACCGCCGCTAGCGGAGTTTTGCTCTCTGACCAAG GCCTTCCCACCGTTGTTGCTAGAAATACGATGTTGGATTCAAAGTCTGAATTGGTGGTTCTTCCCTTGGTTGCTAGGATTGTTCAAACCGTGGATGCTGCGGTGAATGCGTCTAAATCAGAAGGTGCTGATTTTCTTATATATGGTGGTGGTGACCTGAATCGTGTTGGTCAGGAAGTTGGTTCTCTGTATGAGAGTGTGAAGATTCCTATTTTTGTCTCGTGTGTGAAAAACAACATGTCTTATGCTGATGCGTCGGGTTTGCTTGCCTCTGGTGCTAGTGGTTTTGTTACTAGTTTGGcgaattttggtttgtttggcGATGAGTTCTTGCACAAACTATTTGGCACTGTGTATGCAAGTGATGATGGTGGGAGGATGAGTGAGAATAAACTGAATGTAGATAATGGTTTTCAGAGTGAGACAGAGGTTGTGGCTGGGTTTGTTAAGCTGGAGGATAGGGAAAAACTATTAATTGAAACAGAGAGATTGGTGTTGAATGAAGCTATTGAAGTTATCAAGAGGGCTGCACCTCTG ATGGAGGAGGTTTCACTTCTTAATGATGCGGTTTCTCAAATTGATGAGCCATTCTTACTGGTTATAGTG GGGGAATTCAACTCTGGTAAATCTACTGTGATTAATGCGCTTCTTGGAGAAAGATATCTCAAAGAGGGAGTTGTTCCAACAACTAATGAGATCACATTTTTACGATATACTGACTTAGATATTGAACAACAACAGTGTGAAAGGCATCCAGATGGTCAATATATTTGCTACATTCCTGCTCCAATTCTTAAGGAG ATGACCATTGTTGATACACCTGGAACTAATGTGATTCTTCAGAGGCAGCAGCGTCTTACAGAGGAATTTGTACCCCGTGCAGATTtacttctttttgtcatttctGCTGATCGTCCTTTAACTGGAAGTGAG ATTGCTTTTCTTCGTTATTCTCAGCAGTGGAAAAAGAAAGCggtttttgtcttgaataaagctgaCATATATCAGAATAATCATGAG CTTGAGGAAGCAATGTCCTTCATTAAGGACAATATACAGAGATTGCTGAATACTGAAGATGTCATATTATATCCTGTATCTGCTCGGTCTGCTCTTGAAGCAAAACTTATGGCTACCACCAATGTTGGGAGGCTAAATGAAGAATTATCAACCTCTGATTCTCATTATGGTGCCATCAGTTTCTTTGAACTTGAAAACTTCTTGTATAGCTTTCTAGATGGGTCAACAATCCCAGGAATGGACAGAATGAGGCTCAAACTTGAAACACCTGTTGCAATTGCAGATAGACTAATTTCTGCATGTGAAACTCTTGTGACACAAGACTACCGATATGCCAAGCAGGATTTGGCTGCAGTAGAAGACATTGTTAATAATGTAAATGATTTTGCTTTGAATATGGTAACTGAGAGCCTTTCTTGGAGGAGACAAACTCTGTCTTTG ATTGAAACTACAAAATCACGTGTCATAGAGCTTGTTGAAGCTAATCTGCAATTGtcaaattttgatattattgcTTCATATGCtttcaaaggagaaaaaaatgtaatgccTACTACCTCAAGGATTCAGAATGACATAATTGGTCCTGCTGTCTCCGCTGTCCAG AAAATTCTAGAAGAATACGGAAATTGGTTATATTCCAAATATACCCAACAAGGGAGACTATACAAGGAATCCTTTGAAAAACGATGGCCCTCCTTGAGCCATGAAAGTAGTCAGATAAATTTTGAGACGGACCAGTTGCTAAAGAAAGTGGATCAAGCTGGCAGCCAGGTGATTGACAATTTCAGCAGCAATGCAGTTTCTAAGTCATTTGAGCAAGAAGTACGGGAAATG aTTTTGGGGACTTTTGGTCAACTAGGTGTGGCTGGTTTATCTGCTTCGCTACTGACATCTGTGCTGCAAACCACCTTGGACGATCTTCTTGCTCTTGGCATTTGTTCTGCTGGCGG GTATCTAGCTATATCAACTTTTCCAGCTCGTAGGCAGAAGGTGATAGATAAGGTGAAAAGAAAAGCAGATACCTTGGCATATGAACTTGAAGAGGCCATGAAGAAGGATTTGACTGAAGCCATAGAAAATTTGGATACCTTTGTGAAAGTCCTTAGCAAACCTTACCAAGATGAAGCGCAGAATAGACTTAACAGGCTAGTAGAGATTCAAGAAGAATTGTCAAATGTTGAGAAAAAACTTAGAACGCTACAAATTGACATTCAAAATCTTAACGTGTCATGA
- the LOC100785233 gene encoding probable transmembrane GTPase FZO-like, chloroplastic isoform X2, whose amino-acid sequence MVPCSVTSPSSPFTAIIPRHTFFSRSSSLPLRRARAFPINSLSNGSSSQFNQQLFRPRDPPQPRTLFPGGYKRPELKVPTLVLQLDPAEVLSADTDALALIDRAVSKWVGIVVLASNEASGGKLYEAACSLKSLIQDRAYLLVAERVDIAAATAASGVLLSDQGLPTVVARNTMLDSKSELVVLPLVARIVQTVDAAVNASKSEGADFLIYGGGDLNRVGQEVGSLYESVKIPIFVSCVKNNMSYADASGLLASGASGFVTSLANFGLFGDEFLHKLFGTVYASDDGGRMSENKLNVDNGFQSETEVVAGFVKLEDREKLLIETERLVLNEAIEVIKRAAPLMEEVSLLNDAVSQIDEPFLLVIVCERHPDGQYICYIPAPILKEMTIVDTPGTNVILQRQQRLTEEFVPRADLLLFVISADRPLTGSEIAFLRYSQQWKKKAVFVLNKADIYQNNHELEEAMSFIKDNIQRLLNTEDVILYPVSARSALEAKLMATTNVGRLNEELSTSDSHYGAISFFELENFLYSFLDGSTIPGMDRMRLKLETPVAIADRLISACETLVTQDYRYAKQDLAAVEDIVNNVNDFALNMVTESLSWRRQTLSLIETTKSRVIELVEANLQLSNFDIIASYAFKGEKNVMPTTSRIQNDIIGPAVSAVQKILEEYGNWLYSKYTQQGRLYKESFEKRWPSLSHESSQINFETDQLLKKVDQAGSQVIDNFSSNAVSKSFEQEVREMILGTFGQLGVAGLSASLLTSVLQTTLDDLLALGICSAGGYLAISTFPARRQKVIDKVKRKADTLAYELEEAMKKDLTEAIENLDTFVKVLSKPYQDEAQNRLNRLVEIQEELSNVEKKLRTLQIDIQNLNVS is encoded by the exons ATGGTACCTTGTTCCGTCACATCCCCTTCGTCACCGTTCACTGCAATCATCCCACGCCACACCTTCTTCTCTCGCTCTTCCTCTCTTCCCCTTCGCCGCGCACGTGCTTTTCCCATAAACTCGCTCTCCAATGGCTCCTCCTCCCAGTTCAACCAGCAACTCTTCCGGCCCCGCGACCCGCCGCAGCCCCGAACCCTCTTCCCCGGCGGCTACAAGAGGCCCGAGCTCAAGGTCCCCACTCTCGTCCTCCAACTCGATCCCGCCGAGGTTCTCAGCGCCGACACCGACGCCTTGGCTTTGATCGACAGGGCCGTCTCCAAATGGGTCGGAATCGTCGTCCTCGCTAGCAACGAAGCCAGCGGCGGCAAGCTCTACGAGGCTGCATGCTCGTTGAAGTCCCTGATTCAAGACCGCGCCTATTTGCTTGTCGCTGAGCGCGTTGATATCGCCGCCGCCACCGCCGCTAGCGGAGTTTTGCTCTCTGACCAAG GCCTTCCCACCGTTGTTGCTAGAAATACGATGTTGGATTCAAAGTCTGAATTGGTGGTTCTTCCCTTGGTTGCTAGGATTGTTCAAACCGTGGATGCTGCGGTGAATGCGTCTAAATCAGAAGGTGCTGATTTTCTTATATATGGTGGTGGTGACCTGAATCGTGTTGGTCAGGAAGTTGGTTCTCTGTATGAGAGTGTGAAGATTCCTATTTTTGTCTCGTGTGTGAAAAACAACATGTCTTATGCTGATGCGTCGGGTTTGCTTGCCTCTGGTGCTAGTGGTTTTGTTACTAGTTTGGcgaattttggtttgtttggcGATGAGTTCTTGCACAAACTATTTGGCACTGTGTATGCAAGTGATGATGGTGGGAGGATGAGTGAGAATAAACTGAATGTAGATAATGGTTTTCAGAGTGAGACAGAGGTTGTGGCTGGGTTTGTTAAGCTGGAGGATAGGGAAAAACTATTAATTGAAACAGAGAGATTGGTGTTGAATGAAGCTATTGAAGTTATCAAGAGGGCTGCACCTCTG ATGGAGGAGGTTTCACTTCTTAATGATGCGGTTTCTCAAATTGATGAGCCATTCTTACTGGTTATAGTG TGTGAAAGGCATCCAGATGGTCAATATATTTGCTACATTCCTGCTCCAATTCTTAAGGAG ATGACCATTGTTGATACACCTGGAACTAATGTGATTCTTCAGAGGCAGCAGCGTCTTACAGAGGAATTTGTACCCCGTGCAGATTtacttctttttgtcatttctGCTGATCGTCCTTTAACTGGAAGTGAG ATTGCTTTTCTTCGTTATTCTCAGCAGTGGAAAAAGAAAGCggtttttgtcttgaataaagctgaCATATATCAGAATAATCATGAG CTTGAGGAAGCAATGTCCTTCATTAAGGACAATATACAGAGATTGCTGAATACTGAAGATGTCATATTATATCCTGTATCTGCTCGGTCTGCTCTTGAAGCAAAACTTATGGCTACCACCAATGTTGGGAGGCTAAATGAAGAATTATCAACCTCTGATTCTCATTATGGTGCCATCAGTTTCTTTGAACTTGAAAACTTCTTGTATAGCTTTCTAGATGGGTCAACAATCCCAGGAATGGACAGAATGAGGCTCAAACTTGAAACACCTGTTGCAATTGCAGATAGACTAATTTCTGCATGTGAAACTCTTGTGACACAAGACTACCGATATGCCAAGCAGGATTTGGCTGCAGTAGAAGACATTGTTAATAATGTAAATGATTTTGCTTTGAATATGGTAACTGAGAGCCTTTCTTGGAGGAGACAAACTCTGTCTTTG ATTGAAACTACAAAATCACGTGTCATAGAGCTTGTTGAAGCTAATCTGCAATTGtcaaattttgatattattgcTTCATATGCtttcaaaggagaaaaaaatgtaatgccTACTACCTCAAGGATTCAGAATGACATAATTGGTCCTGCTGTCTCCGCTGTCCAG AAAATTCTAGAAGAATACGGAAATTGGTTATATTCCAAATATACCCAACAAGGGAGACTATACAAGGAATCCTTTGAAAAACGATGGCCCTCCTTGAGCCATGAAAGTAGTCAGATAAATTTTGAGACGGACCAGTTGCTAAAGAAAGTGGATCAAGCTGGCAGCCAGGTGATTGACAATTTCAGCAGCAATGCAGTTTCTAAGTCATTTGAGCAAGAAGTACGGGAAATG aTTTTGGGGACTTTTGGTCAACTAGGTGTGGCTGGTTTATCTGCTTCGCTACTGACATCTGTGCTGCAAACCACCTTGGACGATCTTCTTGCTCTTGGCATTTGTTCTGCTGGCGG GTATCTAGCTATATCAACTTTTCCAGCTCGTAGGCAGAAGGTGATAGATAAGGTGAAAAGAAAAGCAGATACCTTGGCATATGAACTTGAAGAGGCCATGAAGAAGGATTTGACTGAAGCCATAGAAAATTTGGATACCTTTGTGAAAGTCCTTAGCAAACCTTACCAAGATGAAGCGCAGAATAGACTTAACAGGCTAGTAGAGATTCAAGAAGAATTGTCAAATGTTGAGAAAAAACTTAGAACGCTACAAATTGACATTCAAAATCTTAACGTGTCATGA